From a single bacterium genomic region:
- a CDS encoding alkylhydroperoxidase AhpD family core domain-containing protein yields MRLAILDNGHGLGTKALFALIRAVSRQPVLDVIKLFRYRPDFYGGPMQRVTQEAMRGPSVWSVGDRELMAALVAKTNESTWCTKTHGAVAEQAYRDSVNVLAVLSDLETAGITEPLRAALRLLRKLTREYAVDADDMRAALAAGCSREQIEDALAVGFSFNTIGRLADAFGFFVPGSRAFKAGAKYLLARGYR; encoded by the coding sequence ATGCGCCTCGCGATCCTCGATAACGGCCACGGTCTCGGCACCAAGGCTCTGTTCGCGCTCATTCGCGCGGTCTCGCGCCAGCCGGTACTCGATGTCATCAAGTTGTTTCGATACCGCCCGGATTTCTACGGCGGTCCGATGCAACGAGTCACCCAGGAAGCGATGCGCGGGCCCTCCGTATGGTCGGTGGGTGACCGGGAGCTGATGGCCGCGCTCGTCGCAAAGACGAACGAGTCCACATGGTGCACGAAAACGCACGGCGCGGTCGCGGAACAGGCCTATCGTGATAGTGTGAACGTCCTCGCCGTGCTCTCCGATCTCGAGACCGCGGGCATCACGGAGCCGCTCCGGGCCGCGCTGCGCTTGTTGCGCAAACTGACGCGCGAGTACGCGGTGGATGCCGACGACATGCGGGCAGCGCTGGCGGCCGGTTGCTCGCGCGAGCAGATCGAGGACGCGCTCGCCGTGGGCTTTTCGTTCAACACGATCGGGCGGTTGGCCGACGCCTTCGGGTTCTTCGTGCCGGGTTCCAGGGCCTTCAAGGCAGGCGCGAAGTATCTGCTTGCGCGGGGTTACCGTTGA
- a CDS encoding YciI family protein, translating to MKFVLLVYQGSTPLPGSDRWKALTEAERKAIYADYQELNRAEGVTPGLPLGLPDAARTVQVRDGKVHVKNGTYLAEGVGGFSVYEAESMETAVALAARVPAARLGGAVEIRPAEKYW from the coding sequence ATGAAATTCGTGTTGCTAGTCTATCAAGGGTCCACACCCCTGCCCGGTTCGGATCGCTGGAAAGCGCTGACGGAGGCGGAACGGAAGGCGATCTACGCGGATTACCAGGAGCTCAACAGGGCCGAGGGTGTCACACCGGGGCTTCCACTGGGGCTACCGGACGCAGCGAGGACGGTGCAGGTGCGGGACGGAAAGGTCCACGTCAAGAACGGGACGTACCTGGCCGAAGGCGTGGGTGGATTCTCCGTGTACGAGGCCGAGAGCATGGAGACTGCGGTCGCGCTGGCTGCAAGAGTCCCAGCGGCCCGGCTGGGCGGCGCGGTGGAAATACGACCGGCCGAGAAGTACTGGTAA